The following coding sequences are from one Halomonas sp. HAL1 window:
- the mlaD gene encoding outer membrane lipid asymmetry maintenance protein MlaD produces the protein MRRSKTMEFGVGLFMIAGILGLVFLGLRVSGLTLSAPAQSFQLEANFANIGSLKPRARVTMAGVTVGRVESIELDTQWFDARVVLSLDSELEGQLSRDTIASILTAGLLGEQYIGLSVGGDPEVLEEGDTIRDTQSALVLEELIQQFVSNMASN, from the coding sequence CTGTTTATGATTGCTGGCATTTTGGGACTTGTATTCCTCGGCTTGCGTGTTAGTGGGCTGACACTCTCCGCACCCGCTCAGTCGTTTCAGTTGGAGGCCAATTTTGCCAATATTGGCAGCTTAAAACCTCGCGCCCGGGTCACTATGGCGGGGGTGACGGTGGGGCGCGTTGAATCTATTGAGTTGGATACGCAGTGGTTCGATGCACGGGTGGTGCTAAGCCTGGACAGCGAGCTGGAAGGCCAGCTCTCCAGAGACACGATAGCGTCTATTCTTACTGCTGGCTTATTAGGTGAGCAGTATATCGGCCTTAGCGTAGGCGGTGACCCTGAGGTGTTGGAGGAGGGTGACACGATTCGTGATACCCAGTCGGCGCTGGTGTTGGAAGAACTTATCCAGCAATTTGTGTCCAACATGGCAAGTAATTAA